A stretch of the Bacillus anthracis str. Vollum genome encodes the following:
- a CDS encoding ABC transporter permease encodes MNNRRFQTIKHSFTKNKFVAMGVIILAVLTVASIFAFVSPYDPSKMSIPDRLQEPSVSHPFGTDDYGRDYLTRALYGGRVSLAVGFLAMVVSVTIGTAVGTISGYFGGKLDNFLMRVVEVLMSIPSFFLMLLLNAYLKPGITTLVLIIGLLTWMDTARIVRAETLSVKEREYVLYAKVSGQKSLTIIVRHIIPNILSTIIIAATLTIATSILMESSLSFLGLGIREPDSSWGSMLNNAQGYIGEAWYLTLFPGFLILLTVLSFNVIGEALKKAFAPKGAGNEN; translated from the coding sequence ATGAATAATAGGAGATTTCAAACGATAAAGCATAGTTTTACAAAAAATAAGTTTGTTGCAATGGGAGTTATTATACTTGCCGTTTTAACGGTCGCATCGATTTTCGCATTCGTATCGCCTTACGATCCTAGTAAAATGTCAATTCCAGATCGCTTACAAGAACCAAGTGTGAGTCATCCTTTCGGAACGGATGATTACGGAAGAGATTACTTAACTAGGGCGTTATATGGTGGACGCGTTTCACTTGCGGTTGGTTTCCTTGCAATGGTTGTATCTGTTACAATCGGTACCGCAGTTGGAACAATTAGCGGATACTTTGGCGGAAAGTTAGACAACTTCTTAATGCGAGTTGTTGAAGTGCTGATGTCAATTCCATCATTCTTCTTAATGTTACTATTAAATGCTTATTTAAAACCAGGAATTACAACGTTAGTTCTTATTATAGGATTACTAACATGGATGGACACCGCTCGTATCGTAAGGGCAGAGACTTTATCTGTAAAAGAGCGTGAGTACGTTTTATATGCAAAAGTGTCAGGACAAAAATCACTCACGATTATTGTAAGACATATCATTCCTAACATTTTATCAACCATTATTATCGCCGCGACATTAACAATTGCGACATCGATTTTAATGGAATCATCACTTAGTTTCTTAGGTTTAGGTATTAGAGAACCAGATTCTTCTTGGGGCAGTATGCTGAACAATGCGCAAGGATATATTGGCGAAGCTTGGTATTTAACACTCTTCCCAGGATTCCTTATCCTTTTAACGGTATTAAGTTTTAATGTAATTGGTGAAGCGTTGAAGAAAGCTTTCGCACCAAAAGGAGCTGGAAATGAAAACTAA
- a CDS encoding ABC transporter ATP-binding protein, whose product MHEENLIEVRNSKKYFPIKKGPFGRKTEQLKAVDDLSFTIKKGETFGLVGESGCGKSTTGRSIIRLHDVTSGNVLFDGKDIASLKESELKEYRKRMQIIFQDPYASLNPAMNVFQIISEPMNIHGSYEKEEQKEIILDLLKKVGLKEEHLYRYPHEFSGGQRQRISIARALSVKPDFILCDEPISALDVSVQAQVVNMLQDIQEETGVTYLFIAHDLSMVRHISDRIGVMYLGNIVEIADSEDLYTKPAHPYTQALLSSMPEPDPTKTGKDRIILEGEVPSPLNSPSGCKFRTRCKFATEKCAQEVPKMVEIAKGHEVACHLF is encoded by the coding sequence ATGCATGAAGAAAACTTAATTGAAGTGCGGAACTCAAAAAAGTATTTTCCTATTAAAAAAGGACCATTCGGCAGAAAAACAGAGCAATTAAAAGCAGTTGATGACCTAAGCTTCACAATTAAAAAGGGTGAAACATTCGGACTAGTAGGAGAATCGGGCTGCGGAAAATCAACGACAGGAAGAAGCATCATTCGTTTACACGATGTCACTTCAGGTAACGTTTTATTCGATGGAAAAGACATCGCAAGTTTAAAGGAAAGTGAACTAAAAGAATATAGAAAACGAATGCAAATCATTTTCCAAGATCCATACGCATCATTAAACCCGGCAATGAACGTATTCCAAATTATTAGCGAACCAATGAACATTCACGGATCTTATGAAAAAGAAGAACAAAAAGAAATCATTTTAGACCTTCTCAAAAAGGTAGGCCTAAAAGAAGAACATCTATATCGCTATCCGCACGAATTTAGCGGAGGCCAGCGCCAGCGCATCAGCATCGCGCGCGCACTATCTGTAAAACCAGACTTTATCCTATGTGACGAACCAATCTCAGCACTCGATGTCTCAGTCCAAGCACAAGTCGTAAACATGCTGCAAGACATCCAAGAAGAAACAGGCGTCACATACTTATTCATCGCACATGACCTATCTATGGTAAGGCACATATCAGATAGAATCGGAGTCATGTACTTAGGAAACATAGTAGAAATTGCCGATAGCGAAGACCTATACACAAAACCGGCACATCCATACACACAAGCACTACTTTCATCCATGCCAGAACCAGATCCAACTAAAACCGGGAAAGATCGGATCATTCTAGAGGGAGAAGTACCAAGTCCACTCAACTCACCATCCGGCTGCAAATTCAGAACGCGCTGCAAATTCGCCACTGAAAAATGCGCACAGGAAGTACCGAAGATGGTGGAGATTGCGAAAGGGCATGAGGTGGCTTGTCATTTGTTTTAG
- a CDS encoding imm11 family protein has product MKIWELKSSFDDYESFQLLNLEEDSKKYFEGKIDSAVKASDSWGEIRIKCVEEGNQSDLPHFWGEVGTTMVSGKAKKFLESILGDNVEFLPLIHDVTGEVYYIINVLNAIDAIDYEKAILKKLHSGLVIDFKKYAFLPNMVKNQTIFKVYLNEILHIPSVFVSDEFRNTVLESDLKGFEFITVWDSEANM; this is encoded by the coding sequence ATGAAAATTTGGGAATTAAAGAGTTCATTTGATGACTATGAATCCTTTCAATTATTGAATTTAGAAGAAGATTCTAAAAAGTATTTTGAAGGGAAAATTGACTCGGCAGTAAAAGCATCTGACTCATGGGGAGAAATACGTATTAAATGTGTAGAAGAAGGAAATCAAAGTGATTTGCCTCATTTTTGGGGAGAAGTTGGTACAACAATGGTTAGTGGGAAAGCTAAAAAATTCTTAGAATCTATACTTGGTGATAATGTAGAATTTCTTCCCCTAATTCATGATGTGACGGGAGAAGTGTATTATATAATTAACGTTTTAAATGCAATAGATGCTATTGACTATGAGAAAGCTATACTAAAGAAACTACATTCTGGCTTAGTAATAGATTTCAAAAAATACGCATTCTTACCTAATATGGTTAAGAACCAAACAATATTTAAAGTTTACTTAAATGAAATATTACATATTCCTTCCGTTTTTGTATCAGATGAATTTAGAAATACAGTGTTAGAAAGTGATTTAAAAGGTTTTGAATTTATAACGGTATGGGATTCAGAAGCAAACATGTAA
- a CDS encoding SMI1/KNR4 family protein — MFNFLKEYVVADRSVCSKQKPIFYPIYQDGIDEAESLLQMELPKELKRFYQEIGCGFLKSDKKTFFNRFMDPISVADFRLRQDIYEYNPNLDDVDDDESLVFFEVTELNFLTIKFKEENELSQCPIYSEDEKIADSLEEFLIKMDENPDYYI; from the coding sequence ATGTTTAATTTTTTGAAAGAATATGTTGTGGCAGACAGAAGTGTTTGTTCTAAACAAAAACCTATTTTCTATCCTATATATCAAGATGGGATAGATGAGGCAGAAAGCTTATTACAAATGGAACTCCCAAAAGAACTGAAACGCTTTTATCAAGAAATAGGTTGTGGGTTTTTAAAGTCTGATAAAAAAACGTTTTTCAACAGATTTATGGATCCGATTTCAGTTGCAGATTTCCGTTTAAGGCAAGATATTTATGAATATAATCCTAACCTAGATGATGTAGATGATGATGAATCATTAGTGTTTTTTGAAGTAACAGAACTTAACTTTTTAACCATTAAATTTAAAGAGGAAAATGAATTAAGTCAATGTCCTATTTACTCTGAGGATGAGAAAATAGCGGATTCTTTAGAAGAATTTTTAATTAAAATGGATGAAAATCCTGACTATTATATTTAA
- a CDS encoding MFS transporter: MAQAKSNRVAGNIFKGSVGNLIEWYDWYVYSAFAVYFSAEFFPKGDPTSQLLNTAAIFAVGFLMRPIGSLLMGRYADRHGRRAALTLSITVMASGSLIIACTPSYESIGIMAPIILVLARLLQGLSLGGEYGTSATYLSEMASSGRRGFYSSFQYVTLVAGQMVALGVQIVLQQLLSEPDMKAWGWRIPFIIGAMGAVAVLWLRRTMDESEQFANIKSQKRESAGTVRTLMKHPKAVLTVVGLTLGGTVAFYTYTTYLQKFMVNTVGLPKEIVSWINFVALLIFVVLQPIAGLLSDKIGRRPLLMAFGILGTLLTAPIFFFMEKTTEPIVAFLLMMVGLIIVTGYTSINAIVKAELFPTEIRALGVGLPYALTVAIFGGTAEFIALWLKSIGMESLFYFYVAGCIAISFITYWRMDESSKTSQIEAELGGGDQLVNNKSS, from the coding sequence ATGGCTCAAGCAAAATCTAATCGAGTCGCCGGCAATATTTTTAAAGGTTCTGTCGGCAATTTAATTGAATGGTACGACTGGTACGTTTACTCTGCTTTCGCTGTTTATTTTTCAGCAGAGTTCTTTCCTAAAGGTGATCCAACGAGTCAATTATTGAACACAGCGGCTATTTTCGCAGTTGGATTTTTAATGCGCCCTATCGGAAGTTTACTAATGGGACGTTATGCAGATCGGCACGGACGCCGAGCAGCATTAACGCTTTCGATTACGGTTATGGCCAGTGGTTCTTTAATTATCGCCTGTACACCTAGTTACGAAAGCATCGGTATTATGGCACCAATTATTTTAGTTCTTGCCCGTTTACTGCAAGGATTATCACTTGGCGGAGAGTACGGAACTTCCGCAACGTATTTATCTGAAATGGCTAGTAGTGGTCGCCGCGGTTTTTATTCAAGCTTCCAATATGTAACGCTCGTTGCGGGGCAAATGGTTGCATTAGGCGTTCAAATTGTTCTTCAGCAATTACTAAGCGAACCAGATATGAAAGCTTGGGGATGGCGCATTCCGTTCATTATTGGAGCGATGGGTGCAGTAGCTGTATTATGGCTTCGCCGTACGATGGATGAATCGGAGCAATTCGCAAACATAAAATCACAAAAACGCGAGAGCGCAGGAACCGTTCGCACTCTTATGAAACATCCGAAAGCAGTATTGACAGTAGTCGGCCTAACATTAGGAGGCACTGTTGCATTCTATACGTACACAACATATTTACAAAAATTCATGGTAAACACAGTCGGTCTTCCGAAAGAAATTGTAAGCTGGATTAACTTTGTCGCACTACTTATATTCGTCGTACTTCAACCGATTGCAGGGCTACTATCTGATAAAATCGGCCGCCGCCCATTATTAATGGCATTCGGTATTCTCGGAACGTTACTAACAGCACCAATCTTCTTCTTTATGGAAAAAACGACAGAACCAATCGTAGCATTCTTACTCATGATGGTCGGCCTCATTATCGTTACTGGTTACACTTCCATTAACGCAATTGTAAAAGCCGAACTCTTCCCAACTGAAATTCGCGCACTTGGCGTAGGTTTACCATATGCACTAACCGTTGCGATATTCGGCGGAACAGCTGAGTTCATCGCATTATGGCTAAAAAGTATCGGAATGGAATCACTATTCTACTTCTACGTAGCTGGATGTATCGCCATCAGCTTTATTACGTATTGGCGTATGGATGAATCATCGAAGACTTCGCAGATTGAGGCGGAGCTTGGTGGCGGGGATCAATTAGTTAATAATAAGTCTAGTTAA
- a CDS encoding ATP-binding protein, translating to MKKSRKVSLQTKIVSLIIALILFVVLLLAGIFVYIQSVDTKRQVEQLALQTAKSLSFMPAIKEAFQNNEHKNNIQSIAEQVREQAGADYVIVEDRYGVMYSHSNSELIGTKNNNPYNYEALTFGGYYTLEGNGTSSPALMAKAPIIVHNGDYDQVVGVVTVEFLIKGIESNILSRTKEIILFSLAVLLVGIVGGILLARSIRKDTLGLEPNEIAALYRERSAILLSIKEGIIAIDRNGFITMMNTSAEEMLHVNGDYMQQHISKVLPEFHMERVLENDQEIAFQDKVFILNMTPILENNNTVGVVCSFRDKTELQNLVNTISEVRKYSEDLRAQTHEFTNKLFVLSGLLQLGHYREAIEFIQQESNIHQSQNHILFHQIHDAKVQAILLGKIGTASEKKIDFHIEGDSALHPLPDHIKVSHLITILGNIIDNAFDAVSEREEKNVSFFVTDIGHDIVFEVIDRGIGIPAEKITTIFQKGFSTKGNNRGYGLANVKEMVDVLEGTIEIQNERNGGAIFTIYLPKTLREST from the coding sequence ATGAAAAAATCACGCAAAGTGTCATTACAAACGAAAATAGTAAGCTTAATTATCGCGTTAATTTTATTTGTCGTTCTCCTGTTAGCAGGAATATTTGTTTACATTCAGTCCGTTGATACGAAGCGTCAAGTGGAACAGTTAGCACTGCAAACGGCTAAATCTCTTTCTTTTATGCCAGCTATAAAAGAGGCTTTTCAAAATAACGAGCATAAAAATAACATTCAATCTATTGCAGAACAAGTTCGTGAGCAAGCTGGTGCAGATTATGTAATTGTGGAAGATCGCTATGGGGTTATGTATTCACATTCTAATTCAGAGTTAATTGGCACAAAGAATAACAATCCATATAACTATGAAGCACTCACTTTTGGCGGATACTATACACTCGAAGGAAATGGTACAAGTAGTCCAGCTTTAATGGCGAAAGCACCCATTATTGTTCATAACGGAGACTATGATCAAGTAGTAGGCGTTGTGACAGTGGAGTTTTTAATAAAAGGTATTGAATCTAACATATTGAGTAGAACGAAAGAAATTATCCTCTTTTCCTTAGCGGTGTTATTAGTCGGAATTGTTGGCGGCATCCTTTTAGCACGTAGTATTAGGAAGGATACACTCGGTTTAGAGCCGAATGAAATCGCAGCGCTATACCGGGAAAGAAGCGCGATACTACTATCTATAAAAGAAGGAATTATCGCTATTGATCGAAATGGTTTTATTACGATGATGAATACATCGGCAGAAGAGATGTTACATGTAAATGGTGATTATATGCAGCAGCACATTTCAAAAGTTTTACCGGAATTTCATATGGAGAGAGTACTAGAAAACGATCAAGAAATCGCATTTCAAGATAAAGTGTTTATTTTAAACATGACACCAATACTTGAAAATAATAATACGGTAGGCGTTGTATGTAGTTTTAGAGATAAAACAGAACTGCAAAACCTTGTGAACACAATATCTGAGGTAAGAAAGTATTCCGAGGACTTACGCGCTCAAACACATGAATTTACAAATAAGCTTTTCGTCTTATCAGGATTACTTCAGTTAGGGCACTACAGAGAAGCGATTGAATTTATCCAACAAGAATCTAATATTCATCAAAGCCAAAACCATATTTTATTCCATCAAATTCACGATGCGAAAGTACAAGCTATTTTATTAGGGAAAATCGGAACAGCGTCTGAGAAGAAAATTGATTTTCATATTGAAGGAGATAGTGCGCTTCATCCATTACCAGACCATATAAAAGTGTCGCATCTTATTACGATACTTGGAAACATAATCGATAATGCGTTTGATGCGGTGAGTGAACGAGAGGAAAAGAATGTTTCCTTCTTTGTGACGGATATTGGGCACGATATTGTATTTGAAGTAATAGATAGAGGGATAGGAATACCGGCAGAAAAAATAACGACCATTTTTCAAAAGGGATTTTCAACGAAAGGAAACAATCGTGGTTACGGACTAGCAAACGTGAAAGAAATGGTAGATGTACTAGAAGGAACGATTGAAATTCAAAACGAGAGAAATGGGGGAGCTATTTTTACAATTTACCTTCCGAAAACATTGAGAGAAAGTACATAA
- a CDS encoding response regulator, which yields MLKVAIAEDDFRVAQIQEEFLLKIKDVKVMGKALNAKETMELLQREEIDLLLLDNYLPDGIGTDLLPQIHAEFPNVDVIMVTAANENHMLEKAIRNGVSNYLIKPVTLEKFVRTIEDYKRKKQLLHNNNEVNQTLIDNFFGISQTQDIKNLPTGVDPLTLQKVKGIIKGFEEGITIEEMGEQMGASRTTARRYLEYLVATNECTVEYTYGIIGRPERKYRIGRGL from the coding sequence ATGTTGAAGGTTGCAATTGCAGAAGATGATTTCCGCGTCGCGCAAATTCAGGAAGAGTTTTTATTAAAAATTAAGGATGTAAAAGTGATGGGAAAAGCGTTGAACGCAAAAGAAACAATGGAACTACTACAAAGGGAAGAAATCGATTTGCTTCTATTAGATAACTATTTACCAGATGGAATTGGAACCGACTTATTACCACAAATTCATGCTGAATTTCCAAATGTTGACGTCATTATGGTGACAGCGGCAAATGAAAACCATATGTTAGAAAAAGCAATTCGAAACGGCGTAAGTAACTACCTTATAAAACCGGTCACGTTAGAAAAATTTGTTCGCACAATTGAAGACTATAAAAGAAAGAAGCAACTATTACATAATAACAATGAAGTGAATCAAACACTCATAGATAATTTCTTCGGCATTTCGCAAACACAAGACATAAAAAACTTACCGACAGGTGTGGATCCGTTAACACTGCAAAAAGTGAAAGGAATTATAAAAGGATTTGAAGAGGGCATTACAATAGAAGAAATGGGAGAACAAATGGGTGCTTCCAGAACAACCGCAAGAAGATATTTAGAATATTTAGTAGCGACAAACGAATGTACAGTAGAGTACACATACGGCATTATCGGACGACCAGAACGAAAGTACCGAATAGGACGAGGGCTATGA
- a CDS encoding tripartite tricarboxylate transporter substrate binding protein, which translates to MKKRLLLCIWIMTGVIAGCSSEKSQTNIVNIDEVEIVAPNVQGAGWDLTARAMQKTLTEEKIFTKPITVTNKVGGSGDVGWKYTKQKGGHVLAINSSLLITNNLLGHSKLTYKDFTPLATLASDWEVVVVSKDSTIDNANELMEQLKQNKKNFNIGVAPGLGNDDHLSFVQVSKAFGINPAELQFFVYENKEKIINALTNKQISAATMTLSEAEKQYKAGKIKILAVSAPKRLDRLLQIPTWKEQGINVIFQHWKGIMGPKNMTEEEVAYWDGVIKRMVESDSWKGILRERGWNSYYKDSRETRGFLEESSGWYGGMVGGARVDK; encoded by the coding sequence ATGAAAAAACGATTATTACTATGTATATGGATCATGACAGGAGTAATAGCTGGTTGTTCTTCGGAAAAATCCCAAACGAATATAGTAAACATAGACGAAGTAGAAATCGTTGCGCCGAACGTTCAAGGAGCAGGGTGGGACTTAACAGCACGGGCGATGCAAAAAACGCTAACAGAAGAAAAAATCTTCACAAAACCAATCACAGTCACAAATAAAGTAGGTGGCAGTGGTGACGTAGGATGGAAATATACGAAACAAAAAGGTGGTCACGTACTGGCGATTAACTCAAGCTTACTCATAACGAACAATCTACTAGGCCACAGTAAACTAACATATAAAGACTTTACGCCGCTCGCAACTCTTGCATCGGACTGGGAAGTCGTTGTCGTATCAAAAGACAGCACCATAGATAACGCAAACGAACTAATGGAACAACTAAAACAAAACAAGAAAAACTTCAACATCGGCGTTGCCCCAGGCCTAGGAAACGACGATCACCTATCATTCGTACAAGTAAGCAAAGCCTTCGGCATAAACCCAGCCGAACTACAATTCTTCGTCTACGAAAACAAAGAAAAAATCATAAACGCCCTAACGAACAAACAAATCAGCGCCGCAACCATGACCCTATCCGAAGCCGAAAAACAATACAAAGCCGGTAAAATAAAAATACTAGCCGTATCCGCACCAAAACGCCTAGACCGACTACTACAAATCCCAACATGGAAAGAACAAGGAATCAACGTCATATTCCAGCACTGGAAAGGCATTATGGGCCCGAAAAATATGACGGAAGAAGAGGTTGCTTATTGGGATGGTGTTATTAAAAGGATGGTGGAGAGTGATAGTTGGAAAGGGATTTTGAGGGAGCGGGGTTGGAATTCTTATTATAAGGATAGTAGGGAGACTAGGGGGTTTTTGGAGGAGAGTAGTGGTTGGTATGGGGGGATGGTTGGTGGAGCTAGAGTTGATAAGTAA
- a CDS encoding TerD family protein: MIHTLVRGQKIDVTNNHLEIRGLLVDLTWNAPMNMDVDASAFLVGFNGKITKEEDFVFYGQPYSSCRSVQLNQNETNGSKQRFSIDFTHIKDEVQKIVFSITIHNAEEKKQALRDVSHIQLKISNAQSGLEIIHFPITYPFTDESAIIVGELYRHGGGWKFNPIGAGYFGGLAALCTSFGIEIADDEKQTAPPIEKKIVPTPPPVQKAINAVKVELKKKQSINIQKSKMVTATLEWETNKDLDLYCFYVTTNGEIGKVYYKNLGSSKISPYIVLDGDSQEPGKETIRIYRPEALKYVLFAAYSAVGNGIGSFYSMKAKAVVDNHMGSVVTAPLLEINDHAYWVCIAHIDFTNLNEMKISHVESYSKNHSEASPLLYENGKFRMDVGPIEFKNEEDYQKYFK, translated from the coding sequence ATGATACATACTTTAGTAAGGGGACAAAAGATAGACGTCACTAATAATCATCTGGAGATTAGAGGTTTACTGGTAGATTTAACTTGGAATGCCCCGATGAATATGGATGTAGATGCATCAGCTTTTTTAGTAGGGTTTAATGGGAAAATTACTAAAGAAGAAGATTTCGTTTTCTATGGACAACCTTATTCTAGTTGTCGATCTGTTCAATTGAATCAAAATGAAACAAATGGAAGTAAACAAAGATTTTCGATAGATTTTACTCATATAAAAGATGAGGTACAAAAGATTGTCTTTTCGATTACAATTCATAATGCGGAAGAGAAGAAACAGGCGTTACGAGATGTTTCCCATATTCAATTGAAAATAAGTAACGCACAATCAGGTTTAGAAATTATTCATTTTCCTATTACATATCCATTTACAGATGAAAGTGCCATTATTGTTGGAGAGCTATATCGACATGGAGGAGGATGGAAGTTCAATCCTATTGGAGCTGGCTATTTTGGTGGGTTAGCTGCATTATGTACAAGTTTTGGAATAGAAATCGCAGATGACGAAAAACAAACAGCTCCTCCTATAGAGAAGAAAATAGTTCCTACTCCGCCTCCAGTACAAAAAGCTATTAATGCAGTGAAGGTTGAATTGAAGAAAAAACAATCTATAAATATACAAAAATCTAAAATGGTAACAGCTACTTTAGAGTGGGAAACAAATAAAGATTTAGACTTATATTGTTTTTACGTAACAACGAATGGAGAGATAGGAAAGGTTTATTATAAAAATCTAGGTTCGTCTAAAATATCGCCGTATATTGTATTGGACGGTGATTCGCAAGAACCAGGAAAAGAAACAATTCGTATTTATAGACCAGAAGCTTTAAAATATGTTTTATTTGCTGCGTATAGTGCTGTCGGAAATGGAATAGGTAGTTTCTATTCTATGAAGGCTAAAGCTGTTGTTGATAATCATATGGGAAGCGTTGTAACAGCACCGTTATTAGAAATAAATGACCATGCTTATTGGGTGTGCATTGCTCATATTGATTTCACCAATTTAAATGAGATGAAAATTTCACATGTAGAAAGTTACTCAAAAAATCATTCAGAAGCTTCGCCACTATTGTATGAGAATGGAAAATTCCGAATGGATGTTGGGCCGATTGAATTTAAAAATGAAGAGGATTATCAGAAGTATTTTAAATAG